One Heptranchias perlo isolate sHepPer1 chromosome 31, sHepPer1.hap1, whole genome shotgun sequence DNA segment encodes these proteins:
- the LOC137300376 gene encoding torsin-4A-B-like gives MEVARPEMEAAHKALPGARQRISMVTSPLRAACRIRHKYLVMKKRRGFGTEQSEPAGGEGSGAGRCPPLKGQEASERPLRRKAKPAEYFTFEKPTVRPLKRRRSSKRRKVLYPNGTRKYLPEEKKSKAKYCLFLLSIIVCFQIYNAIENLDDNVLKYDLVGLEKTLKREVFGQPASIDSLMNLLKDYLATHIHNKPLVLSLNGPIGVGKSLVGRLLAKHFRSVLSDQLVYQYFVLHHCPTRQGIDSCQQEMAGGISDMVNRAEEEEKIPLLIFDEVEFMQPALLDFLQNYFQPNQTNEFLNAVYVLISNYGQGEITKFVLHNGSSGMLRQPAKSEELLFVVQSTLVNSHPLWKHADIIPFTLLERAHVLDCFLEEMMREGFYPDTAHLEELSRELNYYSVGDRQYSVLGCKQVVSKVNLLH, from the coding sequence ATGGAAGTAGCCAGGCCTGAAATGGAAGCGGCCCACAAAGCCCTGCCTGGCGCCAGGCAACGGATCTCCATGGTTACGTCTCCGCTGAGAGCCGCCTGTCGCATTCGCCACAAGTACCTGGTGATGAAAAAGAGGCGTGGCTTCGGGACGGAGCAGAGTGAGCCAGCGggcggggagggatcgggggcaggCCGGTGTCCGCCCCTGAAGGGTCAGGAGGCCTCGGAGCGCCCTCTCAGGCGCAAGGCCAAGCCGGCCGAGTACTTCACCTTCGAGAAGCCCACCGTCAGACCCCTGAAGAGACGGCGGTCCAGTAAAAGGCGCAAAGTGCTGTACCCAAACGGTACCAGGAAGTACTTACCTGAGGAGAAAAAAAGCAAGGCCAAATATTGCCTCTTCCTGCTCAGTATCATCGTTTGCTTTCAGATATACAATGCCATCGAGAACCTGGATGACAACGTGCTGAAATATGACTTGGTCGGCCTTGAGAAAACACTCAAGAGGGAGGTTTTTGGGCAGCCAGCTTCTATAGACAGTCTTATGAATTTGCTAAAGGACTATCTGGCCACCCACATTCACAATAAACCCCTGGTGCTGTCTCTCAACGGCCCGATTGGGGTCGGGAAGAGCCTGGTCGGAAGACTGCTCGCCAAGCACTTCCGCTCAGTACTGAGTGACCAGCTGGTGTACCAGTATTTTGTGCTGCATCACTGCCCGACGCGGCAGGGCATCGACAGTTGCCAGCAGGAGATGGCGGGTGGCATCTCTGACATGGTCAATcgcgcagaggaggaggagaagatccCACTGCTCATCTTTGACGAGGTGGAGTTCATGCAGCCGGCCCTCTTGGACTTCCTGCAGAATTACTTCCAGCCCAACCAGACCAACGAGTTCCTGAATGCCGTGTATGTTTTAATCAGCAACTACGGGCAGGGCGAGATAACAAAGTTTGTCCTCCACAACGGTTCCAGTGGTATGTTGAGACAGCCGGCCAAATCAGAAGAGCTTCTCTTCGTTGTCCAGTCGACATTGGTCAACTCTCACCCACTCTGGAAGCATGCAGATATTATCCCGTTCACCTTACTGGAGAGGGCCCACGTACTGGACTGCTTCTTGGAAGAGATGATGAGGGAAGGATTctacccagacactgcccacctGGAGGAGCTGTCCAGGGAGCTGAACTATTACTCAGTGGGTGACCGGCAGTACTCTGTTCTTGGCTGCAAGCAGGTTGTCTCCAAAGTAAACTTGTTGCATTAA